Below is a genomic region from Armatimonadota bacterium.
AAGACAACGTCTCCTGCGCCGGTTTTCTCAGGCAAACCTGAAGGAATCCTAATCAGATGCACCGAACTCCATATCTATACCCCGTAAGCTCCACGCTGGGCCGCCGTTGTGCCATCTTGTCGCCGCACAGCAGGAGGTCGCCCGCAACTGGTGCGCACGCCCTTGCCATCCGATGAGGCCGAGTTGGTCGAGACCGCAGCAGCCTGCGACGATCGGGCCTTCTGCGCTCTGATGGACTGTCACCGCCGACCCCTTCGCATCATTGTCTCCCGCTACGCAGACAACCGTGAAGACCGCACGGACCTGGAGGCTGATGTTGTAGCCACCCTGTTGGAGGACCGCAAGCGGGCGCTGCGTGCATGGCGGCCAATTGCCCCTTTTGCTGCATATCTCACTACCATCGCCACGAGGCGCTGCTTGCGCTGGCTGCGCGCACGCCAGCGTCTTGATGCCCAGACCGTCCCGCTGTTGTACCTTCCCGGTGAGGCCAAGGAGGATGGATTCGAGCATCTAGCGGCGCTTGATGTTCAAGATCTGGATGAGTTGGCACAGTCCCGCCAGATCTACGAAGCGGTTGAGCGCGCGCTGGACACCTTGCCGGCGCCGGACCGGCTGGTGCTCCAGCTCCGTTTCGAGCAGGGGATGAACGGACCAGCCATTGCGCGCGCGCTGGGGATCCGCGACGGTGCTGCACGCAAGCGGATATTCACAGCCCTCAGGCGGCTCGCAGCGGCTCTTCGCGAGCTGTCACCAGACCTGTTCGACTAAGTTCGTTGCGTGGCGAGGTAACATTCCGTCATGAATTGGCATATTGACACTGTGTGATGTCATGGGTGATTGCTCACGGTTCGACCAACTGCTGAACGCGTCGGAGGGGGAGCTGTCTGAGCAGGATCAGGCGGCTCTGCTGGAGTACGCCCGCTCCTGCCCGGACTGCGCGGCGCGTCTGCGGGATTTGGCGCGGGCCGCCCACCTGCTATCGTCCCATGAGGCCCGAGAGCCGCAATCTGCAATCCATGCCACAGACATGGAGTTGGCTGTTTTCGCTGCGCACGGTCTCCACGGACCCAATGCCGATGCCGCTGTGGAGCACTTGGCGTCCTGTCCAGTGTGTCGGCGGGAACTGGCGGCGGTTCGCCTCGCCATTGAGCACGTGGAAGACGTAACAGGCGAAAGCGCGAACCCGGGTGGGCGTGCTTCGCGAGCAGGACTAAGGCACACGCTCTCCCTTGCATTCTCGACGCCCCGCCGGGCTACCGCGTCTATTGGGGCCGCTCTTACGTATGCAGGGATGTGCCTGTGTTTCGGTTCCGGTCTCGCACATCTTCTGCTGGCGTACGTGATCACCGGTCGCGGCTCCGGATGGGCTTCGCACTGGTGGCCGTTCAGTCTCATGCCCGGCGGCTCTCTGCGTCTGTGGACGTTTGTCGTCCTGTCGGCGGCCTTCGGTCTGGGCCTGCGCAGGTTGGCGTTGTTGCTGTGGCACCTTGGCGCACACGGGGCACCATCGACCACCCAAGGCCCGGAGACTGGATCCCGACGCGCCCGAGTATTATGGTTGCTCTTCCTGCTCATTTGCGTCGGTGCCATCGCAGCCTGGATTCTGCTCGCCCAGCGACCGTGGGAGCACGCGGGCGAACGCGCCGGGGAAGAGATTCAAGGCCCGGACGGCGCGCCCATGGTGTGGGTGCCCGCCGACACCTTCCTGATGGGCGTCACGCCGCCGCAGGCCCGGCAAGTACTCCAAGTCCTGGGCTGCGATCCCGAATATGCAGCAACCTTGCAGCCCGCAAAAAGAGTCACATTGTCCCGAGGTTTCTGGATGCACAAGTTCGAGGTCAGCCGGGGCCTCTACCGTAAGTACTGCGAGGCGACCGGAGCACCATTCCCAACGGAGCGCACCGACCCTGACGAGCATCCGATAGTGTATGTCTCCTGGCAGGATGCCTTTGCCTACTGCACTCATTTCGGCATGCGGTTGCCGACGGAGGCCCAGTGGGAACTTTCA
It encodes:
- a CDS encoding sigma-70 family RNA polymerase sigma factor is translated as MRTPLPSDEAELVETAAACDDRAFCALMDCHRRPLRIIVSRYADNREDRTDLEADVVATLLEDRKRALRAWRPIAPFAAYLTTIATRRCLRWLRARQRLDAQTVPLLYLPGEAKEDGFEHLAALDVQDLDELAQSRQIYEAVERALDTLPAPDRLVLQLRFEQGMNGPAIARALGIRDGAARKRIFTALRRLAAALRELSPDLFD
- a CDS encoding SUMF1/EgtB/PvdO family nonheme iron enzyme, translating into MGDCSRFDQLLNASEGELSEQDQAALLEYARSCPDCAARLRDLARAAHLLSSHEAREPQSAIHATDMELAVFAAHGLHGPNADAAVEHLASCPVCRRELAAVRLAIEHVEDVTGESANPGGRASRAGLRHTLSLAFSTPRRATASIGAALTYAGMCLCFGSGLAHLLLAYVITGRGSGWASHWWPFSLMPGGSLRLWTFVVLSAAFGLGLRRLALLLWHLGAHGAPSTTQGPETGSRRARVLWLLFLLICVGAIAAWILLAQRPWEHAGERAGEEIQGPDGAPMVWVPADTFLMGVTPPQARQVLQVLGCDPEYAATLQPAKRVTLSRGFWMHKFEVSRGLYRKYCEATGAPFPTERTDPDEHPIVYVSWQDAFAYCTHFGMRLPTEAQWELSARSPDGLLFPWGDEWDVMRCCNYHHRGPEGKTMPVDSLPEGRSWCGAHHLVGNVWEFCEDWYTPDYLKILPDVDPRGALSGTLRTCKGGAWFHFPDNPFGAGRGSLDPKARSSFHGFRGVIVPQQ